The Halodesulfovibrio sp. MK-HDV genomic interval TCAGGTGTTTTAACCTGCATACGAATAAAGCCCCTTTCTGTTCCTGGAATATTGTCGCAAAGACGAACGAGAATGCTTTTTGTGAGTAAGAATTCGTAGAACTGTGCTCCATGTTCTGGATTCTTCAGCTTGCAGAATAGAAAGTTCACTCCGGAAAAAATGCAATCTTCAGCAAAGACGTTTGTTGAACGTACTTCTTCTGTGAACATTGCCCGATATGTTCGCATTTGCGGAAGACGGCTCCGGTAGCGTTCGATGTTTAGTAGAAAATTTAGGCCGGATTTCTGCGCAGAAGCCGTTACTGTCCAAGGCATTTTACCTTGTTTGAGTTTGCTCACTGTATCAGGATCGCTCAAGGCATAGCCAAGACGAACGCCTGTGCAGTAGAAAAATTTTGTAAAGCTGTGCATGGTGATGATGCTTGTGTTCTGGTTGCACCATTCTCTGTATTGAGTTGTGCGTGTGGCATCATATTCAGGTGTACCATGCATGAATTCTCGATATGTCGAGTCTATCAACATATAAGGGCTCTGAATTGCCTGAATAATCTCCCGCATATTGGGATACGTAATGGTGGCGGGATTGTTGGGTGAGCAAAGTACGACGAGGTCGTATTTTTCTGAATTTGCAAAATCTGCTGAGTTCGGTACAAAACAAGTACCAGACGAGCAGGTGAGTAAATCGTATTCTTCAGCAAAAACAGAGCACGCTTTAGCGTATTCTGAAAACATGGGGCCGACGAGCAATACTCGTTTAGGTCTTATTTGCTGAAAAGTAAGAAAAATTGTTTCGGTTGAACCGTGGCCTACAACAATTTCTTGTTGTGAAACGGATTCATGCGCTGCAATTGCGGCTGCGAGTTCAGACGACCATGTGTCCGGATAATGATTATAGTCACTGTATGCACCCTGCATATTGGAGAAAAGAATTTCTTCTGTTATGTCACGACACAGGGAATTGGCATTGCTTGAGAAATCTGCAATGTCGTTAAGCGCAGTGCCTGTTTCCCGAGCAATCCGAAACACTTCACCGCCATGAGCGCCTTGTTGTTTGTGTGTTGTGGTATCTGTCATGATAGTAAAAAGTCTCCATATCTACGTAGTGCCTGTTGCATGCATTGTAGCAAGTGGATGCGGGTATACGTGAAGTGCGTTTCTTTTAAAAGAGGGAGCATGAGACTACCAGTATAACAACACTTTGCTAATCAGATAAATTTGTGGCAGAGTTGGTCGCTCTTTAACTTCTGTTTTTTTGATGTCACCATAGAGGATTGCATGTCATCAAGACGTATACTTTTTCTTGCACCGGCTACTTCGATTACTCGTATTTTCCCCCAGCTTAAAGACGCAGGTTTTGAAGTAGGGCTTGCGGAGAATTATAAAGGCGCTCTCGCATTTATTGCGAAGTCTCGTCCTGATGTAATTTTTTCCCGTCCTTCCCTATCCGGTTATTCTGTGGAAGAACTGCTAACAGCCGCCGAGGCGGACGCAGGCTTCCCATCTATTGTTGTGTTTTCTGATAAAGGAAACGCCAGCGAAGCTGAAAAATTTCTTCAAATGGGTGCACACGACTACTGGCTTGAACCGTTACTATTTGAAAAAATATGTGCGGCAATACCTGAACAAGGTAAAAAGCCAAAAGCTGTTCCACCAACATCCACCCTTGGTGGAAATAAAACTGCCATTCCGGTAACAGAGAAAGGGCCGACTATCATCGGTTCGAACCGCGCTATGCAGCGAGTACTGGCTCTTGCGCGGCAGGTTGCACCATCAAAAGCAACTGTGTTAATCTCTGGTGCCTCTGGTACTGGTAAAGAAATGTTCTCCCGTTATCTTCATGCGTATTCTGACCGTGGAGATAATCCTTTTATTGCAGTGAACTGCGCTGCATTGCCGGAACACTTGCTAGAAAGCGAGCTTTTCGGGCATGAAAAGGGTTCATTTACTGGTGCGATTTCACGAAAACTCGGCAGATTTGAATTAGCGCATACCGGCACAATTCTTCTTGATGAGATTTCGGAAATGGACTTGGCGCTACAGGCAAAACTTTTGCGTGTTCTTCAGGAAGGCGAGCTTGACCGCGTTGGTGGTACTGAGACGATTAAAGTTAACGTCAGGGTACTTGCAACAACAAACCGTAATCTTGAAGAGTGGGTTAAAGAAGGGCAGTTCCGTCAGGATTTATATTTCCGGTTAAATGTTATTCCGCTAAAACTTCCTTCTCTTGCAGAGCGTGGGGATGATGTTCTTGAACTCGCACATTTCTTTATTGATATGTACACAAAAGAATATTCGCTTCCGCCTGCTCAAGTTTCTGCTGAAGCGATATCATGGCTAAGCGCATACGATTGGCCAGGTAACGTTCGTGAACTGCAGAATCTTATGGAACGTGCTGTATTACTTGCTGGTGGCAACGTTATTGAACCTTGTCATTTTTTACTCGATCCGGATAACTGGCCGCTCTTCGAAGAAGAGGGAGCAGATGAGTGTACTACTTTAAGTGCATCTTCCGAATCAGGTAACGGCAATTGCAGCAACTTTAGCGGTAGCGTTATTCCAATTCATGAAATGGAACGCATACTTATTTTGAAGGGCTTGGAGCAGACATCGGGCAACCGTACGCAGGCAGCTGATCTGCTGGGGATTTCTGTTCGAACCTTACGAAACAAGCTGAATGAGTACCGTAGTCAGGGAATGGAAATTCCTTAGACGAGAGCACACACTCAACGTACTGACAGGGGATGGATTCGTTGTTCTTCGCAGATATCAGTGTATTCACGCCGACAACTTGGCGTGATGCGGCATATCGAATGTGACCAACAATATTGTTTGAACTATGAGTAGACAACTACTCGGAGCGAAAAGAGGAACAAGGGATGCCACAGAACGTAACTAAAAAGATAATTTCCGGACATCTGATCTCCGGAACTATGAGCGCAGGCAGCGAAATAGAGCTGCGTATTGATCAGACTCTTACACAGGATGCCACAGGTACTATGGCATGCTTGCAGTTTGAAGCTTTGGGTGTAGAC includes:
- a CDS encoding sigma-54 dependent transcriptional regulator, with translation MSSRRILFLAPATSITRIFPQLKDAGFEVGLAENYKGALAFIAKSRPDVIFSRPSLSGYSVEELLTAAEADAGFPSIVVFSDKGNASEAEKFLQMGAHDYWLEPLLFEKICAAIPEQGKKPKAVPPTSTLGGNKTAIPVTEKGPTIIGSNRAMQRVLALARQVAPSKATVLISGASGTGKEMFSRYLHAYSDRGDNPFIAVNCAALPEHLLESELFGHEKGSFTGAISRKLGRFELAHTGTILLDEISEMDLALQAKLLRVLQEGELDRVGGTETIKVNVRVLATTNRNLEEWVKEGQFRQDLYFRLNVIPLKLPSLAERGDDVLELAHFFIDMYTKEYSLPPAQVSAEAISWLSAYDWPGNVRELQNLMERAVLLAGGNVIEPCHFLLDPDNWPLFEEEGADECTTLSASSESGNGNCSNFSGSVIPIHEMERILILKGLEQTSGNRTQAADLLGISVRTLRNKLNEYRSQGMEIP
- a CDS encoding aminotransferase class I/II-fold pyridoxal phosphate-dependent enzyme, producing the protein MTDTTTHKQQGAHGGEVFRIARETGTALNDIADFSSNANSLCRDITEEILFSNMQGAYSDYNHYPDTWSSELAAAIAAHESVSQQEIVVGHGSTETIFLTFQQIRPKRVLLVGPMFSEYAKACSVFAEEYDLLTCSSGTCFVPNSADFANSEKYDLVVLCSPNNPATITYPNMREIIQAIQSPYMLIDSTYREFMHGTPEYDATRTTQYREWCNQNTSIITMHSFTKFFYCTGVRLGYALSDPDTVSKLKQGKMPWTVTASAQKSGLNFLLNIERYRSRLPQMRTYRAMFTEEVRSTNVFAEDCIFSGVNFLFCKLKNPEHGAQFYEFLLTKSILVRLCDNIPGTERGFIRMQVKTPEEWETLITALHDWAASLNVSTR